The window CGGGCGTATTGAAGAGCTGATCACCGAGCTGAAAGAGGATTACACCGTCGTTATCGTTACCCACAACATGCAGCAGGCTGCGCGTTGTTCCGACCACACGGCGTTTATGTACCTGGGCGAGTTGATTGAGTTCAGCAACACGGACGATCTGTTCACCAAGCCCGCGAAGAAACAAACAGAAGATTATATCACCGGCCGTTACGGTTGATTCAGGAGCGCGTTATGGACAGTCTGAACCTTAATAAACATATTTCCGGCCAGTTCAACGCAGAACTGGAAAGCATCCGCACCCAGGTAATGACCATGGGCGGCATGGTGGAGCAGCAGCTTTCTGATGCCATTACCGCTATGCACAACCAGGACAGCGAGCTGGCGAAGCGCGTCATTGAGGGCGATAAGAACGTCAACATGATGGAAGTGGCGATTGATGAAGCCTGTGTGCGCATCATTGCCAAGCGTCAGCCGACGGCGAGCGACCTGCGCCTGGTGATGGCAATCATCAAAACTATCGCCGAGCTGGAACGTATTGGTGATGTAGCGGATAAAATTTGCCGTACCGCGCTGGAGAAATTCTCCCTGCAGCATCAGCCGTTGCTGGTAAGCCTGGAATCACTGGGTCGCCATACGGTGCAAATGCTGCATGATGTTCTGGATGCATTTGCGCGGATGGATCTGGACGAAGCGGTGCGTATTTACCGTGAAGACAGGAAAGTTGACCAGGAATATGAGGGCATCGTACGCCAACTGATGACCTATATGATGGAAGACCCGCGCACCATTCCGAGCGTGCTGACCGCACTGTTCTGCGCCCGTTCTATCGAGCGTATCGGTGACCGTTGCCAGAATATTTGCGAATACATCTTCTACTTCGTGAAGGGACAAGATTTCCGTCACGTCGGCGGCGATGAGCTGGATAAGCTGCTGGCGGGTAAAGACCCGAAGGAATAAGCGGCTTGTTGCGTTAGCCGGGATCCCCGGCGTCGCTATTGTAGGCCGGATAAGGCGTTACGCCGCATCCGGCATTCTGCGCCATCCGCTTGATGGCGCTTTGCTTATCAGGCCTACTGTTTAATCGACGATATTCCAACCCCGCGCCTTCCACAATGCCGGCAACTGTGCCAGATCGGTAAAGGTCGTCACTTTAGGATGATCGATCGGTTTGTTGTGCGAATCGGCGCAGAAGTAGAACACCTCCATCCCGGCATCAATCCCTGACTGCGCACCCGCTGCAGAATCATCCACCAGAATGCAGTTTTGCGGATTGACGTTCATGGCTTTTGCCGCATGGAACATCAGCGCCGGATCGGGCTTCCAGCGTTGGATATCATAGCCGCTGAACAGTAAATCCGGGAAATGATGCAGCATGCCTAGCTTGCCCAACGAGTGCTGCATTTTGCTGACCGGACCGTTCGACACCACGCACATCGGCACTGCCATGCTATCCAGCAGCGCGTTGGCACCCGCAATCACCTCCAGTTCCGTATCGAACAGGCGTGCGACCTCGGCGCGGTAAATCGGTTCTAGTTCGGCTTTTGCCAGTTCGACACCGTGCTCGTCGTTGATAATGTCGATGATCTCGTAGAGCTTTACCCCCTTGAAGCGTTTAAACGTCTCTTCAAGATCGAGCGTAATGCCAAACGCCAGGAACATGCTGACATACGCGCGAGAACAAATGACTTCACTGTCGACGAGGGTTCCGTCACAGTCAAAAAATACAGCTTCTATCTGGGACATGTCATTTCCGTTTTAACAAGTTTAACGTTTACGTACAGCATTATTGGGCGACGCAATCGTTGCCGTATAAGCAAAATCAATGGAAAAAAATCGCTCATAACCCACCCTATTGTCGCATTTTGGTATAGGATAGCGACGAATTTTCCCTCCTTGTTCGGAAATTGATAATGAGTCAACAACACACAACCCAGGCTTCTGGCCGGGGCATACTGGAACGCGTGTTTAAACTGCGCGAACATGGCACGACGGCACGGACCGAAGTGATCGCCGGTTTCACTACTTTCCTGACGATGGTCTACATCGTTTTCGTCAACCCGCAAATTCTGGGCGTAGCCGGAATGGACACCAGTGCCGTCTTCGTGACCACCTGTCTGATTGCGGCGTTGGGCAGTATCCTGATGGGCGTATTCGCTAACCTGCCGGTGGCGCTGGCGCCAGCGATGGGGCTGAACGCCTTCTTCGCGTTCGTCGTGGTACAGGCAATGGGCCTGCCGTGGCAGGTAGGTATGGGCGCTATCTTCTGGGGTGCGGTGGGTCTGCTGCTGCTGACTATCTTCCGCGTGCGTTACTGGATGATTGCCAACATTCCGGTCAGTCTGCGCGTGGGGATCACCAGCGGTATCGGTCTGTTTATCGGCATGATGGGGCTGAAAAATGCCGGCGTTATCGTGGCGAACAAGGATACGCTGGTTTCCATTGGTAACCTGACTTCTCACAGCGTGCTGCTGGGGGTCTTGGGCTTCTTCATTATCGCTATTCTGGCGTCCCGCAACATTCATGCGGCGGTGCTGGTTTCGATTATCGTCACCACCCTGCTGGGCTGGATGCTGGGCGATGTGCACTATAACGGTATCGTTTCTGCACCACCGAGCATCACCACCGTTGTGGGCCATGTTGACCTTGCCGGGTCGTTCAACCTGGGGCTGGCGGGGGTGATCTTCTCCTTCATGCTGGTTAACCTGTTCGACTCCTCCGGTACGCTTATCGGTGTGACGGACAAAGCGGGTCTGGCCGATGAAAAAGGCAAGTTTCCGCGCATGAAGCAGGCGCTGTTTGTGGATAGCGTCTCCTCGGTTGCCGGGTCCTTTATCGGTACTTCTTCGGTGACTGCGTATATCGAGTCGTCTTCCGGGGTTTCAGTTGGCGGGCGTACTGGCCTGACGGCTGTCGTGGTGGGGATCCTGTTCCTGCTGGTGATTTTCCTGTCGCCGCTGGCGGGAATGGTGCCGCCTTATGCGGCAGCAGGTGCGCTGATTTATGTCGGTGTGCTGATGACCTCCAGCCTGTCACGCGTGAAGTGGGATGACCTGACCGAAGCGGTCCCGGCGTTTATTACCGCCGTGATGATGCCGTTTAGCTTCTCGATTACCGAAGGTATCGCGCTGGGCTTTATTTCCTACTGTGTAATGAAAATCGGTACCGGACGCTTCCGCGACCTCAGCCCATGCGTGATCGTTGTGGCGCTGCTGTTTGTGCTGAAGATTGTGTTTATCGACGCACACTAAAATATCGGTATTCTCTACAGCCCGCCCGGCATTACTGCTGGCGGGCTTTTTCTTTTATGCTTTTACGCGCTGAATATAATCCCCGAAGGCGGCCAACTGGCCCGTCAGGTGATCCAGCGTGCTTTGATCAATCACTTCGCCGGTTTGTGTATCCACTTTATTCTGAATGACACCGCCCATAAACTCCGGTTTATTCATGACCATGGCGTCAAGGAACACCAGAATCTGGCGCAGATGGTACTGACAGCGGGCACCGCCAATCGCGCCCATTGAGCTGGTCTGGATCAGCACCGGTTTGCCTGCCAGAGGCTGATCGGGCAGACGGGACAGCCAGTCGATGGCGTTCTTCAGTCCACCTGGTACCGAATAGTTATATTCTGGTGTGACAATCACCACGCCATCCGCTTTTCTGATCTGCTCCGCCAGCGCTTCTACGCTTGCCGGAAAACCTTCTTCCTGTTGGAGATCGGCATCGTACAGTGGAATATCGCCAATCGACGGTAATGCGTTGACGTCCATCCCTGCCGGGGCAATTTTTGGCAGCGTACGGGCAACCATTCCATTAAATGAGCCTTTGCGCAGGCTCCCCAGTAACGTAACAACATTCAATGTTTCGGACATGGTTACTCCTGTTTCATCATGAAGGTTAAATCAGTTAAGCGTGTAGCTCTTCGCTGCGGATAATTGAGAGAAGCGGATCAGGCGGCCCGTTGGCGCATTGGCGCGAGTCTGGATATCGGGCAAACTTTTCCAATCCTGCTTACCATCAAACTCCCAAACCTTGAGTTTTTCAATGGCTGGCGTCACCGCGACCGACCACACCAGCACATCTTCCGCATCGCAAATGGCTTCGATCTGCGCCGTATGGGCGCATTTCAGGCGTCCGGCGCCGGGTAACAACTGGAGTTCGCGCGGATCGTCATTGCTCATATCACCGGTAAGTTTGAGTACGCTCTGGCGTAGGGTAATGAGCTGTGCGCGTGCTTCATTCGGATCGCTTTGGTTGTTGATCCACAGGTTTTCGTTGCTGGAAAAGCGCCTGGTGTCCGTCGAATGTGGATAGTTAAACCCACGGATTGCTCGCTGAAGTTCCATATCCAGGCCGCAGCTGCCTTCTGTCGTCAGCGCAACGCCGACGATATTTCCGGCGTAGGAAATGGAAAATCCGGGCAGATTTTTATCGCGAAAGACCGGTTTGCCTTTGGCATGTTGCACGATTTCGGGCAGCGAGCTGGTGCCGTAAAGCATAAACATCAGTTCAGCGAGGAGGCTTCTGGAGGCCAGAAAGCGTGTTCGGCGGTGAGTTGGGAGGCTGTTTGCTTCGATATGACATGGAGAAGGGAGGCGAACTGAAATCAGGTGTCCCTCCGTAAGAATCCCTCTGGCAAAATGTGTCGCCATTTTTCGCTCCGTGATTAATGGTCCGTGATTATTACCAGAGTAACATTTACACGGCGTCCAGGCAGGCTTTGCTGCCTAAAAATCAGGCGAAAACGGGATACATTACGCGACATTTACATTTCTGACACTATCATGGTTAATTTAGCAACAATTTGGGCGCGCAGTGTCAGGACATATCACGATAGAGCGTCTTGATCGTGTCTTTCAGCCAGACGATCTTTGGATTGTGGCTGTTACGTTTATGCCAGAGCAGGGTGAACGGTACGCGCATTTTTTCCAGCTGTGCGGTATCAAAGGGCAGCGGGCGTGCCACCAGTGGAAGCTGGTGGAGTTGATTATAACGCTGACAGTAGACTGGGGCAGTGGCTATCAACGCGTGATCCGGTTGGGCGGCCATAAACAGCGACTGCTCAAACCCCGGCAGGCTCAGGGCGATAGTGCGTTTGCGTCCCATCTCCTGCAGCACATCGTCCAGCGCCCAGGTATCGCTTTGTTCCCAACTGATGCTGATATGCGGATAGCGCAGGAAGGTCTCCAGGTTCCACTCTTCTCGTAACGCCGGATGATCTTCGCGCAGCCAGACGCAGGGGAGATCGGAAAACAGCACCTCATGGTCGATAGATAACGGCAGCAGGCTCAGCAACTCGCGTGAGCGCGGGTGGCTTTCGCGCCCGGTAAACCCGATATCCACCTCACCGCGAATAATGGCGTCCAGCGAATCGTAATCCCAGTTGCGCACTTTGATGGACGCTTGCGGATAGCGTTGATAAATCTGCTGCGAGAGTGCGTTGAACATGATCATCACCAGCGGCGTCTCGGCCACCAGATCAAACTT of the Citrobacter freundii genome contains:
- the phoU gene encoding phosphate signaling complex protein PhoU; translation: MDSLNLNKHISGQFNAELESIRTQVMTMGGMVEQQLSDAITAMHNQDSELAKRVIEGDKNVNMMEVAIDEACVRIIAKRQPTASDLRLVMAIIKTIAELERIGDVADKICRTALEKFSLQHQPLLVSLESLGRHTVQMLHDVLDAFARMDLDEAVRIYREDRKVDQEYEGIVRQLMTYMMEDPRTIPSVLTALFCARSIERIGDRCQNICEYIFYFVKGQDFRHVGGDELDKLLAGKDPKE
- the yieH gene encoding 6-phosphogluconate phosphatase, with translation MSQIEAVFFDCDGTLVDSEVICSRAYVSMFLAFGITLDLEETFKRFKGVKLYEIIDIINDEHGVELAKAELEPIYRAEVARLFDTELEVIAGANALLDSMAVPMCVVSNGPVSKMQHSLGKLGMLHHFPDLLFSGYDIQRWKPDPALMFHAAKAMNVNPQNCILVDDSAAGAQSGIDAGMEVFYFCADSHNKPIDHPKVTTFTDLAQLPALWKARGWNIVD
- the adeP gene encoding adenine permease AdeP, encoding MSQQHTTQASGRGILERVFKLREHGTTARTEVIAGFTTFLTMVYIVFVNPQILGVAGMDTSAVFVTTCLIAALGSILMGVFANLPVALAPAMGLNAFFAFVVVQAMGLPWQVGMGAIFWGAVGLLLLTIFRVRYWMIANIPVSLRVGITSGIGLFIGMMGLKNAGVIVANKDTLVSIGNLTSHSVLLGVLGFFIIAILASRNIHAAVLVSIIVTTLLGWMLGDVHYNGIVSAPPSITTVVGHVDLAGSFNLGLAGVIFSFMLVNLFDSSGTLIGVTDKAGLADEKGKFPRMKQALFVDSVSSVAGSFIGTSSVTAYIESSSGVSVGGRTGLTAVVVGILFLLVIFLSPLAGMVPPYAAAGALIYVGVLMTSSLSRVKWDDLTEAVPAFITAVMMPFSFSITEGIALGFISYCVMKIGTGRFRDLSPCVIVVALLFVLKIVFIDAH
- a CDS encoding NADPH-dependent FMN reductase; this encodes MSETLNVVTLLGSLRKGSFNGMVARTLPKIAPAGMDVNALPSIGDIPLYDADLQQEEGFPASVEALAEQIRKADGVVIVTPEYNYSVPGGLKNAIDWLSRLPDQPLAGKPVLIQTSSMGAIGGARCQYHLRQILVFLDAMVMNKPEFMGGVIQNKVDTQTGEVIDQSTLDHLTGQLAAFGDYIQRVKA
- a CDS encoding 4'-phosphopantetheinyl transferase family protein, with amino-acid sequence MATHFARGILTEGHLISVRLPSPCHIEANSLPTHRRTRFLASRSLLAELMFMLYGTSSLPEIVQHAKGKPVFRDKNLPGFSISYAGNIVGVALTTEGSCGLDMELQRAIRGFNYPHSTDTRRFSSNENLWINNQSDPNEARAQLITLRQSVLKLTGDMSNDDPRELQLLPGAGRLKCAHTAQIEAICDAEDVLVWSVAVTPAIEKLKVWEFDGKQDWKSLPDIQTRANAPTGRLIRFSQLSAAKSYTLN
- the yidZ gene encoding HTH-type transcriptional regulator YidZ, which encodes MKKSLSSLDLNLLLCLQLLMQERSVTKTAKRMNVTPSAVSKSLAKLRSWFDDPLFVNTPLGLTPTPLMVSMEQNLAEWMQMGNQLLDKPHHEAPRGLKFDLVAETPLVMIMFNALSQQIYQRYPQASIKVRNWDYDSLDAIIRGEVDIGFTGRESHPRSRELLSLLPLSIDHEVLFSDLPCVWLREDHPALREEWNLETFLRYPHISISWEQSDTWALDDVLQEMGRKRTIALSLPGFEQSLFMAAQPDHALIATAPVYCQRYNQLHQLPLVARPLPFDTAQLEKMRVPFTLLWHKRNSHNPKIVWLKDTIKTLYRDMS